The genomic window CAAACTTACCTTATTCAGTGCGGCATAACCAGTCAAAATAATGTGCGAGTTTTCAATTTGAATAACGCGTTGACCCAAACGTACCACATACGAGCCAATACCAATGGTACGACATGTCACCATGGACATTGTGACAATTTCATTGTACGACTGTGATGTTTCGCCCGCAATTAAACCAGCATAGCGTAAATTTTCCACACCCAAACCATCTTCTTTGCCTATGATATCGGTGATCTTATAACGTGGTTCACCTTCATCTTCGATCAGTATTGCACGCACCGAATTCAAATTTGCTACTTTGCTGTAATCTTCAGTGGTCAAATAAAGATATTTGAAACCTTTGTCTGGCTCTTCGGGATCTTCCCATGCCACTTTAAACATTGACTTCACCTCCTCAGCTAAACCGATACGTGCACCACTATTCACTGAAATATAAATCTAATAACGGGCAAAATATGAAATTGGCTTACAAATAATAATCTAAACGACAAATCAATTGTTTTTCTGGATATTGGGtcaaaaaacttttttaagaGATCGAGCACCAAGCAAAAAAGTAATTTCTCCGATTTCTGAAGTTAACCTCCAAAACACAGATTATGGCTTTCGAAGATCGAAATCGGACAAATCCtaatttattcttgattaattGCGTAAAAATGTAGGCGTTGACTTATTTTTCTTATTTCCATTTTTgattgaatacatttttttctcAAGCTTTCATAACAGGTATTTTAAGAGATCAAAAGTCAGATCTTCGAAATAATTAAATAGAAAAATAACACAGCCTCCAGGGGGTAGGGGACTTATTACGAGGCTTATTATGCCTGTTGTAGTAGGCGTCTAAAATAATCAaacgattcaaggggttgtgtagcgaaaccttttcaaggggatgccagcaaaaattatagcttcttcaacccagtTGGCAACCTCACcgacccgtggcgaatcctgtttatttagcaaccgctgctctggcgaccccaagttcctcatggacctagggggtggggcgggatgATTTAGAAGGTTCagtgtggtcatatcaaatcgttcccgaaatggtcgggcttataCCTTCATGATGCTTGTTATGGTAAAGtgacggatctatatccggcaaaggaccatcaactaaCGATTTTTCACTTGCGAAAACGACTTTGGTATTCACTAACTCAATTTAGTCATCGCTGATGTGGTGACAATTGAGtataaatgaaagaaaattgGTTTAACAGCTAATGCTGTTAAAAACATTCAAATATTTGTAGATTATCGAATATCGACAACAAGTTGTTATTGATAATCCGAATCGTTTTACAGCGACGgcgaatatcgttataaaagtcaCAGAACTATAGtgaaattcactaacttttttaaccacatttgtcatcgctttatttgcgaatcgataactataacgatttcgtaattcagtaactattttgtatcgatatttgtttaccgacaataaataaacggcaagtaaattggctgcgttaaaaatcacgaaattaatatttctggaaattttagttgaaaaagaaaatcagagctttaattaaatactttcaaacacgaaaagcggctttatttataaatcaaatggcatttgagtacttggcgtacgttttatcacaagatgaagaattactaaatccatcgccagtggacagacaccttcttagagaagtagatgaaccattccacttgaatgcaacggagtttcgaaagctgtaccgactaaccccagattttactcatgatattatttctcaacttgatgagaattaaggggtacaagaataactgcgatatcaacagacaaaaaaaaaagaaattaataccgtatttacttaccttttgttaaaatatgtaaaaacttcaCAATAAtggcttttaaaagcagttagtatacggaatttatttatttttggcattccttttgtgcttttcgcattttttaggtttcgttaagctgtgcggCCACCTttttactattaaaacgaaatttaaatgtcaactatttcgagtcgttaaaactacgTTAGTGAAtggtacaatcgataaggcaagcgtcaaatcgttaattaaaacctcgacaaatcgcatcgttataagttagtgaattccactacagatcTGAAAATGTATGGCATGCGTCGTATTACCAGATCCGCCATTTTTTCTTTCGATTTATAATacataactttaatttttgtatgaaTTTTCACCCCTTATAACACCAGTTATACATATAagcttgaaagtaaaaaaaaaattatactgtcaaaataatcacccttatcgcggagttcacgcggaaaagtgttcgccttaaCTTCTTtttcgcctatcggcaatttcgggcgaacagaagttcacttcgaaacagctgatgctctattgtgaattagcagtgaacaaataatttacttgcaattgtgtaaattttgtaaccaagcatatatttccttaaaacacaataaaaatagagataaaaaatgtataaaataatgtttagtattgcacttcgGTTGGTATTGATtaagcgcgaggagaatataaatgcgaaagcgattcggaggcaattaagggacagttctaaccttTTGGAGCTAggtgattcactgtaagctaaaaattaccattttcagcacttttgaataacaagttaatttttttcaattagctttcaccaatattacaggctaaacaagccggcattctaatatttcctagatattcttaccaactccttgccaacattgaagcaaaaatttggagttccaccaattgtaaagttgagtacatgtcttcgttttttcgcatagggaaaaggctttggaaaggaccatgaagtgggtcttagccaatcttgtttcagtgaggtgctcaacattttggaaccgttgctttgtccacaatgaataacttggccgactgatacgttgtcataaaaaatagaatttacatacttagcaatacagtaatttcacttttttccacacagcttccgattgtgcattatttattgatttatttttaataataaaagtatcaattttcaaaacaaaaaattacttacattttgttttcctctcgttcgcctgtaaaatataagtgaacaaatttgggtttcctcGCTGTTCATTTCGGCCGAACAAAGAGTTGCTAATAaggcgaaatctttttcgaacacgaaaaattttttcgccaccctctgcgataaggtgaacaaaaactgtgaatattttcgggtgaaaataaaactagcgataagggtgaatattttttaattttttaaagacaatcaaaaaataaaatatattagaaaCTTCGAAAGCCAATATCAACTTTTTGAAGGTGTTCttatttcgaaaaacggaaattaaatttatgtttttaaaCCAATCTCTTCAAAAAATTTGGTTTCGTCCAGTAATCGGAAAAAAGAGATTTTGTTATACATCTTTATTATTTAAGAATAGTCTATGAAGCAGTGCTGCTTGTTAAGCTATTATCTAGCTAGATACAGCCTTGCGCTTTCGATTTAACTATGAAAATTGTGATTAGAATTAtccttttttttcgatatttttccaaATCCTTAAATCGAAAAGTGTTACCGATTCTAAAAGTTATCTAGTCGGTTTCAAGAAGATCTCTGGTACCAACCCCATTTTAAGATTCCTTTTGATTTGAGTCTAGATCATCCGTTTGAGTTCAAATCATTCCGTCGCCAAAACActtataataatataatttattgCATTATAAATTACTCACCCTAGGCACCTTTCTGTTACGCGCCAACTCCGAAGCTTTGCAAAACAGAACGTCCTCCTTGATACCAAATGAACCAATCAAAAATGTCAAATCATTGGCAATCACTATCACTTCGCGACCTTCAGGATATTCTGGTGTGGCTAGAACAATACGCCATGCAACCATGCCgcactaaatatatatatacaaatacatTAACAAATTAAAGAAgagaatatttatttatgttcGTACATTATTTTCGCCAGGCAAACGCTGCATTTCAATTAGATCATCACCATCCAAAACTAGTTCCATACACTCAATCAGAATTTTTTCGGGTATCCTTACGTCAATAGTAGGACGTGCTTTCGAAAACTCCCTCCAATGACGTTCAGTCATTTGGCGGAACATATCGGGTATATCGTAAACATATGTTGTGCCGTTTTGTTGTGCTTGAAAACGTTTTTGTTGTAGAAAATCTTTAGTCATGTAAGGCGTTGAAATGGGATGGCCATGCAATGTGCCTTGCTTTTCACCATAAGCCTTGAATTTGATCtgtaaaaaatagaataaaaataaattttaaagagtGAATCATGTGATGGCGTATTTGGACTTCTAAAAAAAAGGTTGATTGTTTTAAAACCTTGACCAGTGCTGCTAGTTAGGTCTAAGTTGAGGAAATTAAATGGGCTGTGtaccgcaaccctttcaaggagttgccatcatagtttatagcttctccaacctaattgtcaacctcatccaCCAGTGGCAAATCTTgttctttagcaggcgaggctctggcgacattcctcatggaactagggggtggggtggGGCGGGATAGCTTGGAAGGTGATCGGtcttgtaccttaatgatgcttgcttgttaccggaacgtgctggatctatatccgacaacaTTCAACTTAGTTGGAAAGGAAATCTTATCTCTCTGATCTCCTGAATTCACAGAGTGAGAAGAAAAGAACCATTCAAGGCGTTGATAAGCGTAATACAAAggtttatagcttcaaagcttccgtaacccaattgtcaatctcacctacgcgagggggaaacctgttataaatatgaatgtatcatacacatatttagcaggcgaggctctggcgaccccaagtttctcatggaactagggggcggaggccgggatggcctagaaggtttaatgtggtcatattaatcgttcccgagacgggctagtacattaatggtgctttgttatcggaacgtaccggatctatatccggcaaaggaccatcaacatcgataacactccccaaaaccttcgagagtgtctttgtcgttaacacaacaacaacaacaaaagaagaAAATGGCCAATCTTTTCACCGAGTGGAGTAAAGGACAAGTGAGTGTCGTTCGCATGCATTGAAGTGTGTcgaaacactgctctcagaaccgacAGGGGATTTTTCAACACTGTTTGCTGAGGTATATTGCagcaaattattattaatattattaaatatgtcTAAGCTACTTACGATTCCAGTCTCTGGATCTGTCACTTCAGTATACATGGAAATATCTAAGAAATACCCCGAATCGTTGGCAATACACAAGCGTATGGTTTGGGTCGGTGCTTGTGGCGACTGTCGAATCAGCATTTTCAACTCAGCTTGCAGTACACGCAGCTTCCATAGACGTGGACCGTAACGCATTATCATCTTAGTGACAGATTCTTCAATTTTTGCCGGATCCATTATAACAGTGGGAACAAAATTTAGGAAAATATGATTACAATCAGTACGCTTGGCATGCGGATGTGAGAACGCTACTTCCAGTTCATCCATTGATTCAAGTAGAACACGTTCGCCTTCGTTTTGTAGATATTCAAATGAAGCCTCCTGTAACATTTGTGGAGAAACGGATAATTAGTATGATCAttaaaaaagaaacaaacaaaaaattaaaatttacctTTGTAATAAGATCCGAATGACGGATAATGGAACGTATGAAGAAACGATAATCGGTTACTTCTAGACTCTTGGAGCCTTTGGCCTTACCCAAATAGAGATGCATCTTTTGATTAGCCGTTGGTAAAGCTTCCAGTTGATATGATTTCATGCGATTCAATTCAAGTTGAAAAGCACAAGCAGGCTCTAAATGACGATATATTCTATCCTCTTCAAAGTTGTCGCGTGAGCGATAAGTGAAGAACTTGGGAAACTGGCGTCTATAAAGAATATAAGAATATACAAATGGAGTTCAAATTAGTTGTTGTATAATTTGAGAACCATTTCACTAACTTCTTCAAAGCTGCAAACGTAATACGACGTATACGACGCTGGAATAGCTCATCACGATGCAATTTACAAAAACTGCCAAATATGTGCGCCATTTGTACATCATCCATATCACCGTTGTCTTTCACTGCAACACTTACAATATGTATCGGTTCAGTGGATTTAGCCTCTTCGACAGCATTTGCACGTGTAACTGGATCAGAGAGCGAAACATTAATGGAAGTACTCATACGCCCATCAGATATGGAGTCTACACCCTCGACGGCTTCCAAGATCTAGAAGACAAATGAGAATGCAAAAAAATAAGTAAGTGTTTTGAGTTGATTTTTTATTTCATAATAACATTACCTTTGCGTTTACAAAAGCTGGTGATGCGTAATCCTCCAACAAATCCAAGATTTCATCCGAATGCATTTCGAAGTGTTCAAACGAATCAAAAGCAGCCATGCAACCGGTACGCATGAAAGATGAACCGAGCACTTTAGCAGCAGGCTCACCACCTTCTTGCAGGATGCGCGGAAATAGTCTGCCAGGGAAAAGATAAATTAATATTTGCATTAGACGCGCAAACAAGCATAAACATAGCGTGTCCCCTACTACCATCAACGCCAAAAAGGTTGAAGAAGCCATAGAACTTGCTAAACCAGTAGCAGTAGCAGTAGATCCGGACGGGATTGCCACTCTTAAAAACCTTGATTTGACCgatatgaaaatatattttcatgATGATCGAAACCACACGGAGCTTGATACAAGGGCCAGTTTAATACGGTAGGCCACCACTAGGCAGAGGAGatatatcggtcgatatgactttCCTTAGTGCGCCAGTTTCTCACATTTCAGTAGGAGACCAATTCAAGGCTCCTTTTATATTTTATGTATAATAAAAACAGACAGAGCTACGAGCGCATTGTTCATAGGTAAGCAGAATGAATTCCAATCTGAATAAGTAAGCACGTCGATTTGGATCGGATGCTACACACGCGTCTTTGGGAGTCTTCCGTTCAAAAAACCAGCTGCTGCAATGACAAGGCGTAAATATGTCGGAAGCGATGCATACGAAACCCAAGAGGAAACTACAAGGTTTGGTATTTCTTTATTCGGCAGTATATCCGTCAGGAACGGTAATCATTATgagttaaaatatataaatcaggaAATTATCATTATACTTTGATTTATATAATTTTGATTGGGATAATTATTATTTACTGAGTTTTATTTTTTGATTAAAGGTAGtaattaaatttgattttaataattaagataagaaatattaattttccttgatttttaaaattttgatcactaataaaaattacttTTGATATTTTACTCAAGAATAATTATTACTTCTGATCTTTCCTTCAGCCATAATTATTATCTTCGGTTTTTATTGTTTTGATTAATTAATTAACTTAATtaacttttaataattattttttcaatcaagaatatttatttatatattttatttatttaatttaatttaatttatttttttattcataataCAACTCAAAGCGTCATATCTCGTTTACTATAagaactttcaacttaaaatttaaaacgaaatttcCTCTTTCTCTGCAGTTGCTAATCCCTAAAAAAATCTCTGAAAATTTTACTATTAGGGCTGGAGAATTGGTATGCAAATGAAATCAATTTGCtttcatttccacatcatacacaaaAATGTTAATAATGTCACCAACTCATCGACCCAATCAACACCATCTGATTATACCAAATGATTCAatcactagaggtttgttctctacTCACAGCAGAGCTTTGACACAACCAAGTTTAAAAATCGGGACGGATTGCTTTCACGAAGGTAGAAAAACGAGGATCCAATTCCCTCCACGAAAATTGTATAAGAAAAGTTCCTTAAATAGTATTGTAACGCATTTTGGGAATTTCCTGATAACTTCTActaaagttcgaatcgctgaactgtcgaataataaTCCCAATCTTCagtatttagactactttgggagtagtacttcacaattatacttcacaactaatagcgtgtttaaatcaaactgactagttattcctcagcttgcgcagaTTTTATACTCACAGttgcctcgtttgcatatttctcttaaggtctagacttttgaCGAACAGCGCACAGTtatatcgcatacttggttatttagctatatgagTGTCTAtgtgtaacaacttctgctcttagttgtgtatgtgtatgtgagataatcttcaagctgctggttatgtgtgcgaAATATTCTTGCTTTAATTTGTATATGTACATCAGTGTGGcggcttgctgtttttgttgttgtgattatttacaaaTAGATTATGTCAAGACAACTATGGTGGTATATCCAAAGATATCGTGCAGAATTCAGAACATactgatttttttattttcgaagaAAGGAGAATAAATATATCGGATTCACTCAATGGTCAGAAACCATTGTCGCCGTTAGGTAATGGGGCAATTAAAAAATACCGTTCAAGTGAGCTTTTCCTACTTAGCTAGGGCAGCGGCCACCCAACCTTACCTAACATAGTGACTTTGCCGTATATatgcataaaaaatataaatataatcgCAATTACCTATTCGGATGAGCGGTGGGTAGTAAAAACTGGAAATGCACAAGCGGTAAACCACCTGATAACTCCAAATGCTGTAAGCACGTCAACTCATACGATGTGTATGCACGTCTCACGTAAACCTCCAGAGCAGCATTGCAAACTTGACGATTTGTATGATAGAAGAAATCGTGTAAAATATCGAATATTGAAGTCTCTGATAATATCAAACGTTGTAAATTCTCCGGATGGAAATCATGACCATACATATCAACGGCCGATAAGAATATAGACTCCATTTGATTATGACGCAGCTCATAGGCTGGTTGATGCGCAGCAATAAGCACCTGGCGACAACGTAAGGCGACACGTGAATGTTCTGCGCGATTCAATGATGTCAATTCGCTTAATGTATTCGCCAATTCATCGGTTAGACCCGGTTCAAATGACCACAAATGATCAATTAACAGAGTAACTAATAAATTCTTCTTGGAAACTTGAGCATGCGAAAAAATGGTATTCACAACCTTTTGCATATCATCCTTACTATTTTCACGTACTAATGCAACACACTTATCATAATGGCCATGTTGAAATTGAGATTCCACTTCATAATATTGACGTAATAATTCATGTACAACAGCCTTCATACGTCCTCTTATACCATTGCGATAACGTTGCACAAGCTGTACAATACCTTGCGTGGTAAGGAAGAAGACATCACGATCGGTACGCTTTTGTAGCGTAGCTGCATGACTATCAATCACGGCAGCAATTTGTTGTGATGGAAATTGTGCCAACACGCTGGTTATATTACGTTCGTATAATGTCATTAGCTTACGTATTTTCTTCTCGACCGATACTGGTATACGGCCAGATATAGACGCAATCACCTCTTGCAACTCAAGCAAAGGCAATGAAGCATCACGCAAACTTGCCATAAATTTCTCAATGACATCACGCAAACGTTGTGCATTATATGGTTCGGGTAAACAATAGCCCGCTAAGGTATTTTCTAAGATGGATTTATACATATTATGAGCACGATTGAGTTTCTCAGGCACTTGCGTATGATCAGATTGTGGGAAGGGACTTTTGTAGGGTTGTGCTTTTGTCACCAATGATGGATCATCTAGCTCCAAGTGACCCAACAATGTGCCAGCATCCAGTACAGCGCCCGGACGACGTAGGAATGAAACTGTACCAGCTTCTTGTGATGTAAGTGTCATTACCATTTTCATTACTTCAATTTCAGCGTAGGCTTGACCTTTAGCAACATGTGCACCATCTTCAATTAATAAATTGATCAATTTACCAGCGGATGGACTACGCAATAGTGAAGGGTCATTTTCTTTTTCAAAGACGCAAGTTTGGTTGCCAATGACCAAACGATAACGATCCACTTCTTCTTTCATATAAGTCGTATACGATGCACCTTCCAGTGAGAGCAACAGTCCACCATCCGATAAACGATGTATTTCTACTTCCTTGAATGAATTATTCATGAGCAGGAAATAAGAATTAGCGCCACTTTTGGCAGCTTCCACTTTGTAGCGTAAACCACCGTTAATCAATTCTACATCTACAACATTTGTAAGCGTATTGGCTGCTTGTATTTGACCCTTTTCCAGTGATGTTTGGAAGCTATTGAATGCTTCGTTGATCTGCCGATCGGCGATATGCAACGCACCACAAACTACACCCAAAAGTATGTCCGGTTTTTCCGATTGTACACGCTCTGCAATTAACGCATCCAACCAAGCTGTATCAATGCTATTGTCCAGAAAACTATTCGTCTCCAAAAGTGTTATTAAATATTCAACAGTTGTACGAAAGTCACCACGTATGGAAAGCTCCTTCAGTGCAATAACCAAATTTTCACGTGCTTGTTGTCGATTTTCTCCCCATGAGAAACAATGACCAAACTGCGAATCAGCATATTCGTGTAAGCCACCGGAAGCGGCAACACTGAAGTAGCCCCAAACGTTTTTACTCGAACGGAAATTCAATTCTTGCACTGTACCCGAGCTGGGTTTGAATCCTTCATCTGGATTTTCCGAAGTAATACGCGCCGCAATAACATGTCCCGAAGGTTGTGGCTTATTTACGGGCATTTCGAAATCGATTATCGATGAACCCCACGGCGATTCCCCATATAATAGACGTATATCTTTCAAACGATATAGAGGTATACCCATACCAATTTGTAATTGTGCAGCTGGCAAATTAACATCTGCTACCATTTCCGTACAAGGATGTTCTACTTGCAGACGTGGATTTAACTCCAGGAAATAGTATTGTCCATCTGGATCGTACAAGTACTCAACAGTACCGGCGCTAACATAACCCACCATTTTAGCTAGACGTACAGCAGCTTTCTCCATTTCTTCAAAAACTTCGGGTTGTGCAACAATCGCCGGTGCTTCTTCTATAATTTTTTGATGACGACGCTGTATTGAGCAATCACGACCAAATAAACTAATCGCATTGCCAAATTGATCGGCCAATAACTGTACTTCAAGATGGCGTGCACCGCGTGCCAATTTCATTACGAATATTGGCGATCCGGGAACTTCGGATTGTACTTGGCGGAAAAGTGCTGGGAATTCTTCGGAGGCGTCTACACGACGAATACCTTTACCACCCCCACCTTCGGAGGCTTTAATCATGACAGGGAAGCCTGCAAATAAAGG from Eurosta solidaginis isolate ZX-2024a chromosome 3, ASM4086904v1, whole genome shotgun sequence includes these protein-coding regions:
- the ACC gene encoding acetyl-CoA carboxylase isoform X1, with amino-acid sequence MGNVLSLSRHLKTLRVLLNWKFDRSISVKRNKQNQRRTKTYNQHNIKNNKTSSEPQKEPPEITSNNHNNSDCISRIKKVQFSHENITIKEDINKVDATGLLQNSNCNNFNLHSNNNSELSMSNDTASPERPSFLVGDEIEANGHDEGNEAHDEVPQKMKNESRVQIDLMERRKRLRPSMSRGTGLGQDRYQDRDFTIATPEEFVKKFGGTRVINKVLIANNGIAAVKCMRSIRRWSYEMFKIERAIRFVVMVTPEDLKANAEYIKMADHYVPVPGGSNNNNYANVELIVDIALRTQVQAVWAGWGHASENPKLPELLHKEGLVFLGPPERAMWALGDKVASSIVAQTAEIPTLPWSGSELKAHYNGKKIKISSELFQRGCVSNAEEGLNAAKKIGFPVMIKASEGGGGKGIRRVDASEEFPALFRQVQSEVPGSPIFVMKLARGARHLEVQLLADQFGNAISLFGRDCSIQRRHQKIIEEAPAIVAQPEVFEEMEKAAVRLAKMVGYVSAGTVEYLYDPDGQYYFLELNPRLQVEHPCTEMVADVNLPAAQLQIGMGIPLYRLKDIRLLYGESPWGSSIIDFEMPVNKPQPSGHVIAARITSENPDEGFKPSSGTVQELNFRSSKNVWGYFSVAASGGLHEYADSQFGHCFSWGENRQQARENLVIALKELSIRGDFRTTVEYLITLLETNSFLDNSIDTAWLDALIAERVQSEKPDILLGVVCGALHIADRQINEAFNSFQTSLEKGQIQAANTLTNVVDVELINGGLRYKVEAAKSGANSYFLLMNNSFKEVEIHRLSDGGLLLSLEGASYTTYMKEEVDRYRLVIGNQTCVFEKENDPSLLRSPSAGKLINLLIEDGAHVAKGQAYAEIEVMKMVMTLTSQEAGTVSFLRRPGAVLDAGTLLGHLELDDPSLVTKAQPYKSPFPQSDHTQVPEKLNRAHNMYKSILENTLAGYCLPEPYNAQRLRDVIEKFMASLRDASLPLLELQEVIASISGRIPVSVEKKIRKLMTLYERNITSVLAQFPSQQIAAVIDSHAATLQKRTDRDVFFLTTQGIVQLVQRYRNGIRGRMKAVVHELLRQYYEVESQFQHGHYDKCVALVRENSKDDMQKVVNTIFSHAQVSKKNLLVTLLIDHLWSFEPGLTDELANTLSELTSLNRAEHSRVALRCRQVLIAAHQPAYELRHNQMESIFLSAVDMYGHDFHPENLQRLILSETSIFDILHDFFYHTNRQVCNAALEVYVRRAYTSYELTCLQHLELSGGLPLVHFQFLLPTAHPNRLFPRILQEGGEPAAKVLGSSFMRTGCMAAFDSFEHFEMHSDEILDLLEDYASPAFVNAKILEAVEGVDSISDGRMSTSINVSLSDPVTRANAVEEAKSTEPIHIVSVAVKDNGDMDDVQMAHIFGSFCKLHRDELFQRRIRRITFAALKKRQFPKFFTYRSRDNFEEDRIYRHLEPACAFQLELNRMKSYQLEALPTANQKMHLYLGKAKGSKSLEVTDYRFFIRSIIRHSDLITKEASFEYLQNEGERVLLESMDELEVAFSHPHAKRTDCNHIFLNFVPTVIMDPAKIEESVTKMIMRYGPRLWKLRVLQAELKMLIRQSPQAPTQTIRLCIANDSGYFLDISMYTEVTDPETGIIKFKAYGEKQGTLHGHPISTPYMTKDFLQQKRFQAQQNGTTYVYDIPDMFRQMTERHWREFSKARPTIDVRIPEKILIECMELVLDGDDLIEMQRLPGENNCGMVAWRIVLATPEYPEGREVIVIANDLTFLIGSFGIKEDVLFCKASELARNRKVPRIYISVNSGARIGLAEEVKSMFKVAWEDPEEPDKGFKYLYLTTEDYSKVANLNSVRAILIEDEGEPRYKITDIIGKEDGLGVENLRYAGLIAGETSQSYNEIVTMSMVTCRTIGIGSYVVRLGQRVIQIENSHIILTGYAALNKLLGRKVYASNNQLGGVQIMYNNGVTHKTEAVDLDGVYTLLQWLSYIPAYIGCDLPLVLPNDRIDRSVDFMPTKSPYDPRWMLAGRVNPVNSSEWENGFFDRDSWTEIMQPWAKTVVTGRARLGGVPVGVIAVETRTVEVELPADPANLDSEAKTLQQAGQVWYPDSSYKTAQAIKDFGREELPLIIFANWRGFSGGMKDMYEQIVKFGAYIVDGLREYKKPIIIYLPPNAELRGGAWAVLDSLINPRYMETYADPEARGGVLEPEGVVEIKYKEKDLLKTIHRLDTTTIALKKELEELNTAGDKINAALIEEKLKIRISQLMHVYHTVAVHFADLHDTPERMLEKECISEIIPWRDSRRLLHWRLRRLLLEDTFIKKLIKAQESLSVGQAKQMLRRWLVEDRGATDAYIWDKNEEMVHWYEKQKHQDSVVTKNINAVKQDAIISKITEMLEDCPHVALDAVVSICQGLTPMNRGTVVRTLAQLELNEETTATNTQG